In one window of Gammaproteobacteria bacterium DNA:
- a CDS encoding transposase, with amino-acid sequence SKVRASVEHAFHVVKHLWGHGKVRYRGLAKNLAQAFTLFALAERKK; translated from the coding sequence CTCCAAGGTGCGCGCCAGCGTCGAGCACGCTTTCCATGTTGTTAAGCATCTGTGGGGCCATGGCAAGGTTCGTTATCGTGGCTTGGCGAAAAATCTTGCACAAGCCTTTACCTTGTTTGCGCTGGCTGAGCGGAAAAAATAA